Proteins from a genomic interval of Quercus robur chromosome 9, dhQueRobu3.1, whole genome shotgun sequence:
- the LOC126701038 gene encoding uncharacterized protein LOC126701038, with protein MQVLWREALEGNCPITVDKFLYCYKPLEIKKSTGFYQFSSRGSYYSLIKGCNSSDRLWKKEFFVISGNWTGDPADVGSPPFSPFTSPLGRLRPEAVVRPRLDKFYLDQIDVVHTFPGRTFHDLAGKRKSKSISSAVDLDDLPSRRGPKQQKPGKTSLPKVPKFAPPTVNLDEPLVDVEPVQTIHPIQTDPPPPPKASRKPSSSEPSNRPSNLVLDEGYAWRTFKGIVTDREVNECYNMSVKEFERFGIHDLFKELATEAKTAKDKAKELNNEVLLKKGEVLRLTEDFNRLQGSETKLKNEVEELKADNLEKDTRIIHLEGQVSEFASSLEKVREETIAAFKKSDEYKNRPDCHYTAGYEDFCADAKEAYPNLDFNSFKLPLATESSLLQTSSEDVNIMDDANTEVAQDGPKTTK; from the exons ATGCAAGTGCTATGGCGTGAGGCACTGGAAGGGAACTGTCCAATTACGGTGGACAAGTTcctttactgttataagccctTGGAGATAAAGAAATCTACTGGTTTTTACCAGTTCTCGTCCAGGGGCTCTTATTACAGTTTAATTAAGGGTTGCAACTCATCTGACCggctttggaaaaaagaattttttgttatttctggAAATTGGACTGGGGACCCAGCTGATGTGGGTAGTCCCCCCTTCTCACCTTTTACCAGCCCTCTAGGTCGTCTTCGTCCTGAGG CTGTTGTTCGTCCACGCTTGGACAAATTTTATTTGGACCAGATAGACGTGGTTCATACCTTCCCTGGGAGAACCTTCCACGATTTG GCTGGGAAGAGGAAGTCTAAGTCAATATCCAGTGCCGTGGACCTGGACGACCTTCCAAGTCGTCGAGGCCCTAAGCAGCAAAAGCCTGGTAAGACTTCCCTTCCCAAGGTCCCCAAGTTTGCACCTCCGACAGTGAACTTGGACGAACCTCTGGTGGATGTGGAGCCCGTCCAAACAATCCATCCCATCCAGACCGATCCTCCCCCTCCACCCAAAGCTTCTCGCAAGCCTAGCTCGTCGGAGCCCTCTAATCGTCCTTCCAATCTGGTTCTGGACGAGGGTTATGCATGGAGGACGTTCAAAGGGATCGTCACTGATCGTGAAGTTAATGAGTGCTACAACATGTCAGTGAAGGAGTTTGAACGTTTTGGCATCCATGACCTTTTTAAG GAGCTTGCTACAGAGGCTAAGACAGCTAAGGACAAAGCTAAGGAGCTGAACAATGAAGTTCTGCTAAAAAAGGGGGAGGTCCTTAGGTTGACCGAGGATTTTAATCGTCTACAAGGAAGTGAGACGAAACTGAAGAACGAGGTGGAAGAGCTTAAAGCTGATAACTTGGAGAAGGATACCCGTATCATCCATCTCGAAGGACAAGTCTCTGAGTTTGCCTCGTCTTTAGAAAAAGTACGTGAAGAAACCATAGCAGCCTTTAAGAAGTCTGACGAGTACAAGAATCGTCCAGACTGCCACTACACAGCTGGCTATGAGGACTTTTGTGCTGATGCTAAGGAGGCATATCCTAACTtggacttcaattcttttaAGCTTCCCCTCGCTACTGAAAGTTCCTTGTTGCAGACGAGTTCTGAGGACGTCAACATAATGGACGATGCTAACACCGAAGTGGCCCAGGACGGCCCTAAGACTACCAAGTGA